Proteins found in one Populus alba chromosome 14, ASM523922v2, whole genome shotgun sequence genomic segment:
- the LOC118041362 gene encoding protein MAIN-LIKE 2: MDTNPGPIDGCVLYDQDKHVSSAVWDGQERGVLRCHEHTSKLGEWKLSPKQIELVEKAGFGYLRKIPAISLDNPLISALVERWRKETNTFHLSVGEMTVTLQDVALLLGLAIDGKPVIGITHTSCASVCQRLLGKSPDSNYASGGMVKLSWLKEFFSHCSEDAPIEEVERCTRAYLLYLVGSTIFSTTTGNKVPVMYLPLFANFEEAVEFAWGAAALAFLYRALGNACVKSQSTICGCLTLLQCWSYFHLNVGRPKLNRDPIHDHFPFVLRWKGKQSGPTTNRDVVFYRKALDSLKPTDVEWLPYKIMDSTVIPKDIKNTLILGRSKTMLICFDKAERHLPDRCLRQYGMLQPIPEDVERWLRKSRGVDGGVDLSGKMELELNEWMDRQLHIVDGDDGVEEGGYMQWYWKITRKVVGRPISLSSEFQRTISGLREISYLADSFSTKGLDGQQFESISRIRFIAQDCLRDQIESPVTPSAPPQIELGKRSRGKERVRRKGNGKRRRKDEPMEYQEASEDDQPQLYGAVIVADQLHLDQADGEVGQLQSCLADDNFDPQHLSHAADEDYSEELQNMVNQEDDAKPSTATEDINESQPCKDANNENDSQSCHVTIEVNNRKIYGEASKGVDDSQSCEPTNEVNDSQICQEKRSDVHDSQLLDASAKVNAS, encoded by the exons ATGGACACGAATCCCGGACCAATTGATGGGTGTGTACTGTATGATCAAGACAAGCATGTCTCCTCTGCGGTTTGGGATGGCCAG GAGCGTGGTGTGCTAAGATGCCATGAGCACACGTCCAAGTTGGGTGAATGGAAGCTAAGTCCTAAGCAAATTGAGTTGGTGGAGAAAGCTGGATTTGGTTACTTGAGAAAGATTCCGGCTATTAGTCTTGACAATCCTCTCATATCGGCGCTTGTTGAGAGGTGGAGGAAGGAGACCAATACGTTTCATTTGTCTGTTGGTGAAATGACTGTTACTCTTCAAGATGTTGCCTTGTTGCTTGGACTTGCCATTGATGGGAAGCCTGTTATTGGAATAACACATACCAGTTGTGCCTCAGTTTGCCAAAGGCTTTTAGGGAAATCGCCCGATTCTAACTACGCAAGTGGTGGGATGGTGAAGTTAAGTTGGTTGAAGGAGTTCTTTTCTCATTGTTCTGAAGATGCACCTATTGAAGAGGTTGAGCGCTGCACTCGCGCTTATCTTCTCTACCTTGTCGGTAGTACCATATTTTCCACCACCACTGGGAATAAGGTTCCTGTAATGTACCTTCCATTGTTTGCGAATTTTGAAGAAGCTGTGGAGTTTGCCTGGGGAGCAGCAGCATTAGCTTTCTTGTATAGAGCACTCGGCAATGCATGTGTTAAATCTCAGAGTACCATTTGTGGTTGCTTAACACTACTGCAG TGTTGGAGCTACTTCCATCTGAATGTGGGCCGACCAAAGCTTAATCGAGACCCCATCCATGATCATTTTCCATTTGTGCTTAGATGGAAGGGAAAACAAAGTGGGCCAACAACAAATCGTGATGTAGTTTTCTACCGCAAGGCACTGGACTCGTTGAAACCAACTGAT GTGGAGTGGCTTCCGTACAAAATTATGGACAGTACTGTAATaccaaaagatataaaaaataccttaatttTAGGGAGATCAAAGACAATGCTAATATGCTTTGACAAGGCAGAACGCCACCTTCCTGATCGTTGCCTTAGGCAATATGGCATGCTTCAACCAATCCCAGAAGATGTGGAGCGGTGGCTGAGAAAGAGTCGAGGAGTTGACGGTGGGGTTGACTTGTCTGGGAAAATGGAGCTGGAGCTTAATGAATGGATGGATCGTCAACTCCATATTGTGGATGGGGATGATGGCGTGGAAGAGGGTGGCTACATGCAATGGTACTGGAAAATCACTCGTAAAGTTGTTGGAAGGCCTATATCTCTCTCATCTGAGTTCCAAAGGACG ATCTCTGGTTTAAGAGAAATTTCTTATTTAGCGGATTCATTCTCAACAAAAGGGTTGGACGGACAACAATTTGAGTCAATTTCAAGGATCAGGTTTATTGCACAGGACTGTTTGAGGGACCAGATTGAAAGTCCAGTCACGCCATCAGCACCCCCACAAATTGAACTAGGAAAAAGGTCAAGGGGGAAGGAAAGGGTTAGAAGGAAAGGTAATGGGAAACGCAGGAGAAAGGATGAGCCAATGGAATATCAAGAAGCAAGTGAGGATGACCAGCCTCAGCTTTATGGTGCAGTTATCGTGGCTGATCAGTTACACTTGGACCAGGCAGATGGCGAGGTTGGTCAGTTACAGTCATGCCTGGCAGATGATAATTTTGACCCTCAACATCTGTCTCATGCAGCTGATGAGGATTATAGTGAAGAGTTACAAAATATGGTTAATCAGGAAGATGATGCAAAGCCTAGCACTGCTACAGAGGACATCAATGAGTCTCAGCCTTGTAAAGACGCTAACAATGAGAATGACTCCCAGTCATGTCATGTGACTATTGAGGTCAACAACAGAAAAATATATGGTGAGGCAAGTAAAGGGGTCGATGATTCCCAGTCTTGTGAGCCAACTAATGAGGTGAATGACTCACAGATTTGTCAGGAAAAGAGAAGTGATGTTCATGATTCTCAGCTTCTTGATGCATCAGCCAAGGTCAATGCCTCATGA